The Hymenobacter sp. DG01 sequence TTTGTGCGTATGCAAAAGCCCTGGTGACAGAGGCCAGGGCTTTTGCAGTGAAAACGGGGGTAGGGGCTACCTAGCGGGTAACAGAATGCTGCTGAGCTTCACGAAGCCACTGCTGGGCCTCATCGAGGCGGGCGAACATGCGCATGTGTAGGCGGCCTCCAATTCCCAGAAACATAGATTGGGCCGACTGTGCGGCCATGGTTTCGGGGCTTACTACGTGGGCAAAATGGGTGAGGCCCTGGCTGCTGGCCCGGGGCGCCCAGTCGGAAGCAATCCATTCTACGGCATGGTCCCAGGGGCCAAGTACCTGGCGGTTATCGTTGAGCAGGTAGGAGCAGGCGTTTTCGCGCAGGGGATGCAGGCAGGCATCGGCGCCCGCTATTACGCCCACGTAGGTCTGGTAGCCAAGCCAGTTATTGTACACCCATTGGGTAGTGGCATCATACTCGGTGGTAAAGTACACTTTCCCAAAGCCATTGGTAAGTTCTGTGCGCATGCAAGCAAACTCGGAAGAGAAGAAAAAAGCCTGGTGTTAATCAGCCCGGTGTTTTGCCTCCGCCGCCAGTACTTTATCCAGTACCAGCAGCATCTGGTCAATCAGCAATTGCCAGTCGGCGGGCTGGCTCAGGTGCAGGCGGCCCTGTACCAGCTGCTGGTGCAGGGTATCGAGGTAGGCGAACTGCTGGCGCAGGGCCGGGCCATCGAGGTGCAGAAACCGGCCGTAAGGCAGGGAGAATATCTCGTCGATAAAGAATTGGATGGCCTGCTGCAACTGCTGCTGATCGTGCGGGCGGTCCTGGTGCAGGGACGGAAGCTGGTCGCGCAGGCGCTGGAGCTGGCTAACGGGCAGAGAGTGATTCATGTAGGTAGAAAGACGCTAAGCGCGGCAGCGCCCACAGAGGTGATACGATATAGCCTAATAGCTATAAACTATGTACGCAAATTCCTTGAGAATAGTCAAGATGGCGCAGTAAGTGACGTAGTCTGAAGCGCTTATGGGGAAATACGGCCGCGGCATCCCATGCCTGAGCGAAGCGTTTCTTGCCCGGGCCCGGCTCCATCAGGCGGAAAGCCGGGGTGGCAGGGGAGTATCATCGGGCAGAAGCTCCACGCCCGTGCCGTGGTCGGGGGCGAGGCGTTTCCAGGTGGCGCGCTTAAGCTCTTCGAGGCGCTGGAGTGCGTCCTGCACGGTAGTATGCTCTTTTATTTTGTCGAATATTCCCAATTTCTGTCCGGCTTTCAGCAGCTGCTCCAGCACTACCGGCAGCACCCAGCCCACTACACTGGAGGCCAGGGCGCCGCGCAGCCCCAGGCGCACCAGCAGCCGGGCCGTCATGCGTTCCAGCAGCAGGGTGCGGGCGGCGGGCAGGGCTTTGTTGGCGAGAAAGTCGCGCACGAGCTGTACGTTGCCCTTCTGTACTTCGGCCCGCAGCACCTCCTGCACCGACTCCAGGGCTGATTGGGCAGCCTTGCGGAACAACCGGCCGGTTTGCCAGGCCGCCAGGCCGGTGAGCTGGCCGGCTGTGCGCAGGAAATGCGGAAGCAAGGAAATGTTCTTCATGCTGTAAGAAACGCAAAAAACCAGGGAAGGGTAAGAAGGCAAGGTATTAGCCAAGGCCCACCCATCAAACTTCCGGCGTACTGGCTCGTTACTTTCGTGTCCCTGTCTTTTTCGACCCATGAACGCCATTGTTATTACCCAGCCCGGCGGCCCCGAAGTGCTGGAGCTGCGCCAGCTGCCCCAGCCCGCGCCGGCTCCGCACGAAGTGTTGATTAAAGTAGCCGCCGCCGGCGTAAACCGGCCCGATGTGCTGCTGCGCCAGGGCAAGTACCGCGGCAGCGGAGACGTAAGCGGCCTGGTGCCGGGCCTGGAGGTAGCGGGCACGGTAGCCCAGTGCGGCGCGGCCGTAACCCGGTGGCAGCCCGGCGACGCGGTGTGCGCCCTGCTGGCCCAGGGCGGCTACGCCGAGTATGCCGCTGTGGATGCCCGCCATTGCCTACCCCTGCCCACCGGCTGGACCCCAACCCAGGCCGCCAGTCTGCCTGAAACGGTATTTACGGTGTGGCATAACGTTTTTGAGCGGGGGCAGCTGCAGCGCGGCGAAACGCTGTTGGTGCACGGCGGCGGCAGCGGCATTGGCGTCACGGCCGTGCAACTGGCCCGCGCCCTGGGCAGCCGGGTAGCTGCTACCGCCGGCTCCGCCGAGAAATGTGCCGCTGTACGCGCCCTGGGGGCCGAGTGGGCCATCAATTATAAAGAAGAGGACTTTGAAGAGGTGCTGGCCGAAGTCGGTGGGGTAGATGTGGTGCTGGATATGATTGGCGGCGACTACACGCCCAAAAACCTGCGCCTGCTCCGCGACGACGGCCGGCTGGTGTTTATCAATGCCATGCAGGGTAGCACCGCGGCCTTCAACGCCCTGGAAGTAATGGCCCGCCGCCTGACCATTACGGGCAGCACCCTGCGGCCCCGCTCCGCCGAGTTTAAGGCCGCCCTGACCACGGAAGTGGAGCGCCACGTCTGGCCCCTGCTGGCGGCCGGCAGCGTGCGGCCCATTATTCATGCCACTCTGCCGCTAACCCAGGCCGCCGATGCCCACCGCCTACTGGAAAGCAGCGCCCACATCGGCAAAATTGTGCTGACAGTGCCCGGTTAGGAAGGGCTGTTGGCGCGCTGCGTGTGCCGCTACCCCATATAACCCGGCATGCGGCAGAAGCGTTGAGCTTCTGCAAAGCGGCTTTCTGCTTCGCCAACCTCCTATTTTTCTTTTGTATGCCTACTGCTCTGCTTATCGGCGCCACCGGACTGGTTGGCGACCACCTGCTCCGGCAACTACTGCTCGATGAGCGGTTTGATCGTCTGAAAGTGTTTGTCCGCCGCCCCACGGGCTACCAGAGCGCTAAGCTGGAGGAACACGTAGTGAATTTCGACCAGCCCCAGGCCTGGAGCGAGGCCCTGACCGGCGACGTGTTGTTCTCCACGCTAGGTACTACCCTGCGCCAGGCCGGCAGCCAGGAGGCTCAGTACAAGGTCGATTACACGTATCAGTACCGCACGGCCCAGGCTGCTGCTGCCAACGGCGTGTCAGCCTTCGTGCTGGTTTCCTCGGCCGGAGCTGATGCCGACTCTTTTGTGTTTTACAATCGGATGAAGGGCGAGTTGGAGCGTGATATCAAGCGCCTGCCGTTCCAGCGCATCCGGATTCTGCAGCCCGGGGTGCTGGCCGGCGGCCGCCAACAGGTGCGGCTGGGCGAGAAAATAGGGTTGGTGCTGGCTTCGGTGGTAGGGGCAGTGCCTCCGCTGCGGGCCTACCGCCCCATTCATGCCCGCGTGGTGGCCCAGGCCATGATCAACGCCGCCCTCGACGAAGCCCCCGGCGTCAGCACCGACACGCTGGGCGGCGTGTTCACGCGGGCCGGAGAAACGGCGTAACTCGTCACTTGTGTACATTAAAAAGCCCGCTACCTAGCGGGCTTTTTAATGGTTAGTAATGGCAAACGAGGCTAGGCCCGCTTCCACTTGATGGTGCAGCCAATGGCTTTGGTAGAGTTTACCGAGGCGGGCTTACCGGCTATGATGTCGGTCATGGCATTTTCCAGGTACTTGGTCTTCACCAGCTTGGCGTCCTCGGAGTTGTCATCAATGGCCCCGATGTAGCTCACCACAAAGTCGTTGCCCTGGCGGGTGAGCACGTAGAGGTGGGGCGTGCGGGTAGCGCCGTACTGCTTGGCTACCTGCTGGGTTTCGTCCTGGAGGTAGGGGAAGGCGTACTTCTTGTCCTTGGCCCGCTTCTGCATGTCGGCGAAGGAGTCGCCGGGGGCTACGGCGGGGTCGTTGGGGTTGATAGCTACCACGGGGTAGCCCTGAGCCGCGTACTTGGTGTTTAGGTCGATGATGCGCTGCTCATAGGCTTTGGCGTAGGGACAGGTGTTGCAGGTGAATACCACGATGTAGCCTTTGGCGGCCTTGATATCGGCCAAAGACACCATCTTGCCGTCCACGTTCTTGAGCTTGAAGTCGGTGGCTTTATCACCCACTTGGTAGCCCTCGGCCACCGGCCGAAGCATGATGAAGCTGCTCAGGGCCAGCACCAGGCAAGTCGCCAGAAAAGGAAGAAGCTTTTTCATAAGATGACTGGAAAAAGTGAAGAAGGAAGGTTTAGGGTGTCATTCCAATGCAGGAGGAATCTGGAGTAAGCTGTTGAAGGAAACCCAGGTTCCTCCTGCATTGGAATGACAGTTATTTCACGAACGCCTGCAGCTGCTTTTGCAGCTCCTCGGCCGACATTTCCTGCTCAAACGTGGCGCGCTTGCGCTTAGCGTTGTTCAGGATGATGGTAAACGGCAGGGCCCCGGTCCATTTGGTATCTACCTTGTCAAGATAAGTGTTCGGGTCGGTTTCATTGAGTAGCACCACTTCCGATTTCAGACCCCGCTTCTGCACAAAGGGTTTTACTTTTTTGTCGAGCTGGGAGGCGTAGTCCATGCTCACCAGCAGCACTTTTACTTTCTGCTTGGCGTAGGTAGTCGTGAGCTGGTCGAAGTGGGGCAGCTCCTTCACACAGGGGGCGCACCAGGTGGCCCAGAAATTCACTACGTAGGTCGTGTCAGTGGAGCGGCTCAGGCGCTTCTGCAGCTCTGGCAGCTTAATAACGTCCACTTTCTGAGCCTGTCCGGGCAACGCTAGGAGGAGGAAGGCAGCGGCCAGCACAAGAAATTTCAGTTGGTTCATGATAAAAGGGTAGGAGTTATAGTAAAGACAGTTGAGCCAGCCAGAAGTTGCGGCTAGCTAAACGAGTATAAAGGCTCTTCGCGTCTTGGCGTTGAATGAGCCGTGTCATTTCCTACCCCTATGTTGAGCACAATCCTTGCTTACCTTTGTTATTCCTCTGAAAAAGCCTCCCCATCGGGT is a genomic window containing:
- a CDS encoding STAS/SEC14 domain-containing protein, with protein sequence MRTELTNGFGKVYFTTEYDATTQWVYNNWLGYQTYVGVIAGADACLHPLRENACSYLLNDNRQVLGPWDHAVEWIASDWAPRASSQGLTHFAHVVSPETMAAQSAQSMFLGIGGRLHMRMFARLDEAQQWLREAQQHSVTR
- a CDS encoding NAD(P)H-quinone oxidoreductase — encoded protein: MNAIVITQPGGPEVLELRQLPQPAPAPHEVLIKVAAAGVNRPDVLLRQGKYRGSGDVSGLVPGLEVAGTVAQCGAAVTRWQPGDAVCALLAQGGYAEYAAVDARHCLPLPTGWTPTQAASLPETVFTVWHNVFERGQLQRGETLLVHGGGSGIGVTAVQLARALGSRVAATAGSAEKCAAVRALGAEWAINYKEEDFEEVLAEVGGVDVVLDMIGGDYTPKNLRLLRDDGRLVFINAMQGSTAAFNALEVMARRLTITGSTLRPRSAEFKAALTTEVERHVWPLLAAGSVRPIIHATLPLTQAADAHRLLESSAHIGKIVLTVPG
- a CDS encoding NAD(P)H-binding protein — encoded protein: MPTALLIGATGLVGDHLLRQLLLDERFDRLKVFVRRPTGYQSAKLEEHVVNFDQPQAWSEALTGDVLFSTLGTTLRQAGSQEAQYKVDYTYQYRTAQAAAANGVSAFVLVSSAGADADSFVFYNRMKGELERDIKRLPFQRIRILQPGVLAGGRQQVRLGEKIGLVLASVVGAVPPLRAYRPIHARVVAQAMINAALDEAPGVSTDTLGGVFTRAGETA
- a CDS encoding thioredoxin family protein; translation: MKKLLPFLATCLVLALSSFIMLRPVAEGYQVGDKATDFKLKNVDGKMVSLADIKAAKGYIVVFTCNTCPYAKAYEQRIIDLNTKYAAQGYPVVAINPNDPAVAPGDSFADMQKRAKDKKYAFPYLQDETQQVAKQYGATRTPHLYVLTRQGNDFVVSYIGAIDDNSEDAKLVKTKYLENAMTDIIAGKPASVNSTKAIGCTIKWKRA
- a CDS encoding TlpA disulfide reductase family protein — encoded protein: MNQLKFLVLAAAFLLLALPGQAQKVDVIKLPELQKRLSRSTDTTYVVNFWATWCAPCVKELPHFDQLTTTYAKQKVKVLLVSMDYASQLDKKVKPFVQKRGLKSEVVLLNETDPNTYLDKVDTKWTGALPFTIILNNAKRKRATFEQEMSAEELQKQLQAFVK